A genomic region of Vitis vinifera cultivar Pinot Noir 40024 chromosome 7, ASM3070453v1 contains the following coding sequences:
- the LOC100255192 gene encoding UDP-glycosyltransferase 74G1-like, translated as MEKEKRTHKAHCILPFPSQGHINPMLQFSKRLVHNGAKVTLVATHFISKSLLGDSGPIAIETISDGYDDGGFAQAGSGGTYLERFQVVGSETMGSLIEKLKSSGCPVDCVVYDAFLPWALDVAKKLGLVGAVFFTQSCTVNNIYYHVHQGMLKLPLSEPEVVVPGLFPLQACDLPSLVYLYGSYPDFFNMLVNQFSNIEKVDWVFCNTFYKLEEKVVEYWMAKICPLRTIGPTLPSAYLNKRLGDDKDYGLNMLKPVTGACMEWLDGKPNGSVVYASYGSFAVLEPEQMEEVAWGLRRSNAYFLMVVRESEQAKLPQNFKEETEEKGLVVSWCQQLEVLAHRAIGCFLTHGGWNSTLEALSLGVPMVVAPLFTDQPTNAKFVEDVWGIGLRARADDKGIVRREVLEHCIGKVMGSDGLKEIKNNALKWKNLAREAVDEGGSSDKCIDEFVAKLVAW; from the exons ATGGAGAAGGAAAAGAGAACCCACAAAGCTCACTGCATCCTCCCATTTCCAAGCCAAGGCCACATAAACCCTATGCTCCAATTCTCCAAGCGTTTGGTGCACAATGGGGCCAAAGTCACACTGGTTGCTACACACTTCATCTCCAAGTCCTTGCTTGGAGACTCTGGTCCAATCGCCATCGAGACCATCTCCGATGGCTATGATGACGGCGGCTTCGCCCAAGCGGGGAGTGGCGGCACCTACTTGGAGCGGTTCCAGGTGGTTGGCTCAGAAACCATGGGCAGCCTCATTGAGAAGCTCAAAAGCTCAGGGTGTCCAGTTGATTGTGTTGTGTATGATGCATTCTTGCCTTGGGCTCTTGATGTTGCCAAGAAGTTAGGGCTTGTGGGGGCTGTGTTTTTCACTCAGTCTTGTACGGTCAACAACATATACTACCATGTCCACCAGGGTATGCTCAAGCTTCCTCTTTCAGAGCCTGAAGTTGTGGTTCCTGGATTGTTCCCTCTTCAAGCCTGCGACCTGCCATCTCTTGTTTATCTTTATGGCTCCTACCCGGATTTCTTCAACATGCTTGTGAATCAGTTCTCCAATATTGAGAAGGTAGACTGGGTGTTCTGCAACACCTTCTACAAGTTAGAGGAAAAG GTGGTGGAATATTGGATGGCGAAGATCTGTCCTCTCAGGACGATCGGCCCAACCCTTCCCTCTGCTTACTTAAATAAACGGCTTGGAGATGACAAAGACTATGGCCTTAATATGCTCAAGCCAGTCACTGGTGCCTGCATGGAATGGCTGGACGGCAAGCCTAATGGATCCGTTGTTTACGCCTCATATGGGAGCTTCGCGGTGCTAGAACCCGAGCAAATGGAGGAAGTAGCTTGGGGTTTGAGGAGGAGCAATGCCTACTTCTTGATGGTGGTCAGGGAATCTGAGCAGGCCAAACTGCCTCAAAACTTCAAGGAGGAGACAGAGGAAAAGGGCCTGGTGGTGTCATGGTGTCAACAATTGGAGGTTTTGGCACACAGGGCGATAGGATGCTTCCTCACCCATGGCGGTTGGAACTCCACTCTGGAGGCACTCAGCCTGGGAGTTCCAATGGTGGTTGCCCCTCTATTTACTGATCAACCGACCAACGCCAAGTTTGTTGaagatgtttgggggataggaTTAAGAGCTCGAGCGGACGACAAGGGGATTGTGAGAAGAGAAGTCCTGGAGCATTGCATAGGGAAAGTGATGGGAAGTGATGGATTAAAAGAGATTAAAAACAATGCCCTGAAATGGAAGAATTTGGCCAGGGAAGCAGTTGATGAAGGTGGAAGTTCAGATAAATGCATTGACGAGTTTGTGGCTAAACTAGTTGCATGGTAA